A region of Bacteroidota bacterium DNA encodes the following proteins:
- a CDS encoding toll/interleukin-1 receptor domain-containing protein: MDTKQKEYDVFISHATEDKKDFVRPLAETLSSLGYRVWYDEFTISVGDGLRRAIDKGISKSRFGIVVLSKAFFENGWTNYELDGLMQFDTENRDEAIILPIWYNIRREDVFSYSSSLANKIAISTDGEDIDRVVKELEKKIGEYFYSVNNQGKIVRSNQKVNIDFSKREKKFQFICNNISHRLFTKEKSVVTSDVTIYPYSKDFNTLKFNHWQSNIGQIQLVRHVAYDLENGHLISTKNEIIKNDGNNFVSAVEFNRPSSGPVRVVCEIKTTNLFKSIFQEGSDEFEVYHRLPIEHYSFSLFLPHHEDFSKIECYINGEIVDFSIAPGGRQIHHEIFGTELSKTIYSFVNEEKKQF; encoded by the coding sequence ATGGATACTAAACAAAAAGAATATGACGTTTTTATTTCTCATGCAACAGAAGATAAAAAGGATTTTGTGCGTCCACTAGCCGAAACCCTTTCATCTTTAGGGTATCGGGTTTGGTATGACGAATTCACAATTTCCGTTGGTGATGGGCTTCGGAGAGCAATAGATAAAGGTATTTCTAAATCTAGATTTGGTATTGTCGTTTTGTCTAAAGCCTTTTTTGAAAACGGCTGGACTAACTACGAGCTAGACGGGTTAATGCAGTTTGACACAGAAAATCGGGACGAAGCTATAATACTTCCCATTTGGTACAACATTAGAAGAGAAGATGTTTTTTCATACAGTTCCAGTTTAGCGAATAAAATAGCTATTAGTACAGACGGTGAGGATATTGATAGGGTTGTAAAGGAGTTAGAGAAAAAGATTGGGGAATATTTTTATTCTGTGAACAATCAAGGAAAAATAGTGCGTTCGAACCAAAAAGTAAATATTGATTTTTCCAAGAGGGAAAAGAAATTTCAATTCATCTGCAATAATATTTCCCACCGCCTCTTTACCAAAGAAAAAAGCGTTGTTACTAGCGATGTTACTATCTACCCTTATAGTAAAGACTTTAACACTCTTAAATTTAATCATTGGCAATCGAATATTGGTCAAATACAATTAGTTAGGCATGTAGCTTATGATTTGGAAAATGGTCATTTAATTAGCACGAAGAATGAAATTATAAAGAATGATGGGAATAATTTTGTTTCAGCCGTGGAGTTTAATAGGCCATCAAGCGGTCCTGTGCGCGTTGTATGTGAAATAAAAACGACTAATCTTTTCAAATCAATTTTCCAAGAAGGTTCAGACGAATTTGAAGTTTACCATCGTTTACCAATTGAACACTACTCCTTTTCTTTATTCCTGCCTCATCATGAAGATTTTTCCAAAATAGAGTGTTACATTAATGGAGAAATAGTTG
- a CDS encoding toll/interleukin-1 receptor domain-containing protein has translation MTDLQEKIESFQNLLVDIATSGNRPEEEEKFKQLRTALVTNNEIKNQLPDFVKTNRTISQFWQFIKGKFTTYAERKTFIWNQFSDVLDYLETGQSGNIEIPKSNSQIVTMKDKLIKILEQQKEIGDNFLLQIEGVSNSKELDTFIAKYDNWTTVTMKILDKAYVHRQLFQMFSGASNYLGNVYADQDSFKGKRDRVLYCLPKQLGHLKTAIAHTQSLRNIDLLPFDDQLITIELPQNKIQNMSKLFISHSSQDDPKIKPFIDLIEDIGVPHSQIFYSSHSAYGVGLGENIFTRLKTELEGNVFALFILSDNFYKSPVCLCEMGAVWIKSSKQIPILIPPFDYNSIQGVFPNSLGFKMDDKKQLNSFKSELESYFNLTPINITRWEEKRDEYLLKINELLK, from the coding sequence ATGACAGATTTACAAGAGAAAATAGAATCATTTCAAAATTTACTTGTTGATATTGCAACAAGTGGAAACCGTCCAGAGGAAGAGGAGAAATTTAAACAATTAAGAACTGCGTTAGTTACGAATAATGAAATAAAAAACCAGCTTCCTGACTTTGTAAAGACAAATAGAACTATTTCTCAATTCTGGCAATTTATAAAGGGAAAGTTTACAACTTACGCAGAACGAAAAACTTTTATTTGGAATCAGTTTTCAGATGTTTTAGATTACCTTGAGACAGGACAAAGTGGAAATATAGAAATCCCTAAATCAAATAGTCAAATAGTAACAATGAAAGATAAACTAATTAAAATTTTAGAACAGCAAAAAGAAATCGGAGATAACTTTTTGCTTCAAATTGAAGGGGTTTCCAATTCTAAAGAACTTGATACATTTATAGCAAAATATGACAATTGGACAACTGTTACTATGAAAATACTAGATAAGGCTTATGTTCATAGACAGCTATTTCAAATGTTTTCTGGTGCTTCAAATTATTTAGGCAATGTTTATGCAGACCAAGACTCTTTTAAAGGTAAACGTGACAGAGTTCTATATTGCTTGCCAAAACAACTCGGACACTTAAAAACAGCAATAGCACATACACAAAGTTTACGAAATATAGACTTATTGCCTTTTGACGACCAACTTATAACTATTGAACTTCCTCAAAATAAAATACAAAATATGAGCAAATTATTTATCAGCCATTCTTCTCAAGACGACCCTAAAATCAAACCATTTATTGACTTGATTGAAGATATTGGTGTTCCTCACAGTCAAATATTTTATTCCTCTCACTCAGCTTATGGTGTTGGACTTGGTGAAAATATTTTTACTCGCCTAAAAACAGAATTAGAAGGCAATGTTTTTGCTCTTTTTATATTAAGCGATAACTTCTACAAAAGTCCTGTTTGTCTTTGTGAAATGGGAGCAGTTTGGATAAAATCGAGTAAACAGATTCCGATTTTAATTCCGCCCTTTGACTACAATTCAATTCAAGGTGTTTTTCCAAACTCACTTGGCTTTAAAATGGACGACAAAAAACAACTTAACAGTTTTAAAAGCGAGTTAGAGTCATATTTCAATTTGACACCAATAAATATTACGAGATGGGAAGAAAAACGAGACGAATACCTTTTAAAAATTAATGAATTATTAAAATGA
- a CDS encoding histidine kinase, translated as MYIKQIGIFLFLLNSLLYTAAAQTKNATEKRELDSLQQVYLHTKVDTDRVKLSYLIGERLKNPSVAYWEVLLNDARQYNMLVYEAKILAHIGLAYMAQGNVHKAIDFNNRALLIAEVNGFKKEQVNIIKILEHLYAGQFDRKKSIFLSYKGLKIAEELNDKKSIIDFYSSLALFYLTSGEVRKALKIHFACLKICREIKYDFGISSALVDIGSDYGALNEEEKAVPYYLESLQYIKGLEGTIYGVQIYNSVCSAYIIKKNYDSAYYYANKAYTMAEEIRDKRVIASTINSLASISYLKGDNKQAKKEALQALAMAQSIQFTAQIPALAGLLKKIYLKEGNYKEALKIYELYIVTKDTLSNEKVQKEALEKEFAYNLEEKENQYKLLAQENEIQTLQLNQSRYFVMVLGILLVAILIITYLLGRQKGLKAEHQRVKLEQKLLISQMNPHFMFNCLNSIQQFIMSGQNNQAEIYLSKFSKLIRELLESSARDNLTVKEDLNILKAYLEMESLRFGPSFYYSIKMDSKIDIDNTYIPHLMIQPFVENAIWHGLLAKNDDGHLQIRFEYVSDKTIKCIIDDNGVGRDASLHKETTFKKNSLALSFVKQRIELIKKTYKIEGRVDIIDKKDANGASLGTTVIIILPILKS; from the coding sequence ATGTATATAAAACAGATTGGCATATTTCTTTTCTTACTCAATTCATTGTTATATACTGCTGCTGCGCAAACTAAAAACGCTACTGAAAAACGCGAGCTGGACTCATTGCAGCAAGTTTATTTACACACCAAAGTTGATACCGACCGCGTAAAGCTGAGCTACTTAATTGGTGAGCGGTTAAAAAATCCCAGCGTAGCATATTGGGAGGTTTTGCTGAACGATGCCCGCCAGTATAATATGCTGGTGTACGAGGCTAAAATACTTGCGCATATTGGGTTGGCCTACATGGCACAAGGCAATGTACATAAAGCCATTGATTTTAATAACAGGGCTTTGCTCATAGCGGAAGTAAACGGGTTTAAGAAAGAGCAGGTAAACATTATTAAAATTTTAGAGCACCTGTATGCCGGGCAGTTTGACAGGAAGAAATCAATATTTTTAAGCTACAAAGGTTTAAAAATAGCAGAGGAGCTAAACGACAAGAAATCCATTATTGATTTTTATTCATCGCTGGCTTTGTTCTATTTAACATCGGGCGAGGTACGCAAGGCATTGAAAATACATTTTGCCTGCCTTAAAATATGCAGGGAAATAAAATACGATTTTGGTATTTCGAGCGCGCTGGTTGATATAGGAAGCGATTACGGGGCACTGAATGAAGAGGAAAAAGCAGTTCCTTATTATTTGGAAAGCTTACAGTATATAAAAGGACTGGAAGGAACCATATATGGTGTGCAGATATACAATTCGGTTTGTTCGGCCTATATTATTAAAAAGAATTACGACTCCGCTTATTACTATGCCAACAAAGCCTATACCATGGCGGAAGAAATTAGGGACAAAAGAGTAATAGCAAGTACTATTAATTCATTGGCCTCCATCAGCTATTTAAAGGGCGATAATAAGCAGGCTAAAAAGGAAGCATTGCAGGCTTTAGCCATGGCGCAGTCCATTCAATTTACCGCACAAATTCCGGCACTGGCGGGTTTGCTTAAAAAAATATATTTAAAAGAAGGTAACTATAAAGAAGCTTTAAAAATATATGAATTGTATATAGTTACCAAAGACACACTCTCTAACGAAAAAGTGCAAAAAGAAGCATTGGAAAAAGAGTTTGCCTATAACTTAGAAGAGAAGGAAAACCAGTATAAGCTGCTGGCACAGGAAAACGAAATTCAAACCCTGCAACTGAACCAAAGCAGGTATTTTGTGATGGTGTTGGGCATACTACTCGTAGCCATATTAATCATCACTTATTTGTTGGGCAGGCAAAAGGGACTGAAGGCCGAACACCAACGTGTTAAGCTGGAGCAAAAGCTATTGATTTCGCAAATGAACCCGCACTTTATGTTTAACTGCTTAAACTCCATACAGCAGTTTATAATGAGCGGACAAAACAACCAGGCAGAAATTTATTTGTCAAAGTTTTCGAAGCTGATAAGGGAACTATTGGAAAGCAGCGCTAGGGATAATTTAACGGTAAAGGAAGACCTGAATATATTGAAAGCGTATCTGGAAATGGAATCGTTGCGCTTTGGCCCCAGCTTTTATTATTCCATTAAAATGGATAGTAAAATTGATATTGACAATACTTACATACCGCATTTAATGATTCAGCCTTTTGTAGAGAATGCCATATGGCATGGCTTGCTGGCTAAAAACGATGACGGACATTTGCAGATAAGATTTGAATATGTTTCCGACAAAACCATTAAATGTATTATAGACGATAATGGGGTAGGGCGCGATGCCAGCTTGCATAAAGAAACTACTTTTAAGAAAAACTCACTGGCACTTAGTTTTGTAAAACAACGTATAGAGCTCATTAAGAAAACCTATAAAATAGAGGGTAGGGTTGATATTATAGATAAGAAGGATGCTAACGGAGCAAGCTTGGGTACTACTGTAATTATTATTTTACCTATATTGAAAAGCTAA
- a CDS encoding LytTR family DNA-binding domain-containing protein, whose amino-acid sequence MLRAIIIDDETAGIETLKILAARNPDTIRVVATTLNAAEGIVLIEDYKPDVVFLDISMPTMSGFELLERLHFKDFKLVFTTAHKEYAIQAIKNKAFDYLLKPIDDADFRTCLKNIMDVHDKTPSSAKHDTNLLIEIQVKDGIIFLKQKDIVRLEASRSYTEFHMDNGTKHIASKSLKDFEAKLDNNLFYRCHKSHIINLQKVQKFINHDGFFALMTDQSMPDISKTLKESFLERLKTL is encoded by the coding sequence ATGTTACGAGCTATTATTATAGATGATGAAACGGCAGGTATTGAAACACTGAAAATACTTGCAGCCAGAAACCCTGATACGATACGTGTAGTGGCCACTACTTTAAACGCAGCCGAAGGTATTGTACTGATTGAAGATTATAAACCCGATGTGGTTTTTTTAGATATAAGCATGCCTACGATGAGTGGTTTTGAATTATTGGAAAGGCTTCATTTTAAAGACTTTAAGCTGGTGTTTACTACTGCTCACAAGGAGTATGCCATACAGGCTATTAAAAACAAAGCTTTTGATTATTTACTGAAACCGATAGACGATGCTGACTTTAGAACCTGCTTAAAAAACATTATGGATGTGCACGATAAAACACCATCTTCAGCTAAGCACGATACTAATTTATTAATAGAAATACAGGTAAAGGATGGTATTATATTTTTAAAGCAAAAAGATATTGTAAGGCTGGAAGCATCGCGCAGCTATACGGAATTCCATATGGATAACGGGACTAAACATATAGCCTCTAAAAGCCTGAAAGATTTTGAAGCCAAGCTGGATAACAACTTGTTTTACCGCTGCCATAAATCGCATATTATAAACTTACAAAAGGTACAAAAGTTTATTAACCACGATGGTTTTTTTGCTTTGATGACTGACCAGTCTATGCCTGATATATCAAAGACTTTGAAGGAATCGTTTTTGGAACGCTTAAAAACTTTATAA
- a CDS encoding Tex family protein produces the protein MHIKSIAQRIHVNEKQVASVVQLLEEGATIPFIARYRKEATGSLDEIKIAEIKSLLDDLIEMDKRRITILKAIEQQGKLTPALQAQLNNASSLQELEDIYLPYKQKRKTRATIAIEKGLEPLAKTIYLQNEKNIDTLAARYINADVKDIDEALAGARDIIAEWVNENVAVRNSIRRYFERDAVLYSKLKKGKETEAAKYSDYFNFAEELKKIPSHRLLAIRRGQEEGFLKVHIDIVAEQAIDSLVRQLVKGNGAAQKQVSLAIEDAYDRLLLPSIETEFENLSKEKADKEAIVIFSTNLRQLLLSAPLGQKRIVAIDPGFRTGCKTVVLNELGDLLRETVIYPLQKQQESIYALKHLLSEYKIEAIAIGNGTGGRETESFVRDLIKNNEAFKPIQVHMVSEQGASIYSASPIARDEFPDKDITVRGAVSIGRRLKDPLAELVKIDPKSIGVGQYQHDVNNKLLKESLDQVVISCVNQVGVELNTASKHLLSYVSGLGPVLAQNIIDYRSEKGKFSSRAQLKKVPRLGEKAFEQAAGFLRIHGAKNPLDNSAVHPETYVIVEQMAKDLNVSVNDLISNPSLRNGIDLPKYVNAQIGLPTLTDIINELAKPGRDPREPLAEFAFGNVNSIDDLVEGMVLPGIVTNITAFGCFVDIGVHQDGLVHISQMADKFIKSPNEVVQLNQRIQVKVTEVDKARKRIALSMKGI, from the coding sequence ATGCATATTAAAAGTATAGCCCAACGTATACATGTAAACGAAAAGCAGGTAGCCAGTGTGGTTCAATTATTGGAAGAGGGTGCTACCATTCCGTTTATAGCCCGTTACCGTAAAGAAGCAACAGGCAGTTTAGATGAAATAAAGATAGCGGAGATAAAAAGCTTGCTTGATGATTTGATTGAGATGGATAAACGCAGGATAACCATTTTAAAAGCCATTGAACAACAAGGTAAATTGACACCTGCTTTACAGGCACAATTAAACAATGCAAGCAGCTTACAAGAGTTAGAAGATATTTATTTACCCTATAAACAAAAACGCAAAACAAGGGCAACTATAGCTATTGAAAAAGGATTAGAGCCTTTGGCTAAAACCATTTATTTACAAAACGAAAAAAATATAGATACACTGGCTGCCCGCTATATCAATGCCGATGTAAAAGATATAGATGAAGCTTTGGCAGGTGCAAGAGATATTATAGCGGAATGGGTTAATGAAAATGTAGCGGTGCGTAATAGTATCAGACGGTATTTTGAGCGTGATGCAGTATTATATTCAAAACTAAAAAAAGGTAAAGAAACAGAAGCAGCTAAGTATAGCGACTACTTTAACTTTGCTGAAGAGCTAAAGAAAATTCCTTCGCACCGTTTATTGGCCATCAGGCGCGGACAAGAGGAAGGCTTTTTAAAAGTACATATTGATATAGTAGCGGAACAAGCTATTGATAGTTTGGTAAGGCAACTCGTAAAAGGAAATGGTGCTGCACAAAAGCAGGTAAGCTTAGCCATTGAAGATGCTTACGATAGGTTGTTATTGCCAAGCATTGAAACAGAGTTTGAAAACCTATCAAAAGAGAAAGCCGATAAGGAAGCCATTGTTATTTTTAGCACCAACTTAAGGCAATTATTGTTAAGTGCTCCTTTAGGGCAAAAACGTATTGTGGCTATTGACCCAGGTTTCAGAACAGGTTGCAAAACCGTTGTATTAAATGAGCTGGGCGATTTACTGCGCGAAACAGTTATTTACCCGTTACAAAAACAACAGGAAAGTATTTATGCTTTAAAGCATTTACTAAGCGAATATAAAATTGAAGCCATAGCCATAGGCAACGGAACAGGCGGACGCGAAACGGAAAGTTTTGTAAGAGATTTAATTAAAAACAACGAAGCCTTTAAGCCTATACAAGTGCATATGGTATCAGAACAGGGAGCATCTATTTACTCTGCTTCGCCCATAGCACGTGATGAATTTCCTGATAAAGATATAACAGTCCGTGGCGCGGTATCTATTGGACGCAGGCTTAAAGACCCATTGGCAGAGTTGGTAAAAATTGATCCAAAATCAATTGGGGTGGGACAATACCAACACGATGTAAATAATAAATTACTGAAAGAAAGTTTGGATCAGGTTGTAATTAGTTGTGTAAACCAGGTAGGTGTTGAGCTGAATACCGCCAGTAAACATTTACTCAGTTACGTATCGGGCTTAGGGCCTGTACTGGCACAAAACATTATAGATTACCGAAGCGAAAAAGGAAAGTTTAGTTCGCGTGCGCAATTGAAAAAAGTACCCCGTTTGGGTGAGAAAGCATTTGAGCAGGCTGCTGGTTTTTTACGTATTCATGGGGCTAAAAACCCGTTGGATAACTCAGCCGTGCATCCTGAAACGTATGTTATAGTAGAGCAAATGGCAAAGGATTTAAACGTAAGTGTAAACGATTTAATAAGCAATCCTTCGCTGCGCAATGGTATTGATTTACCTAAATATGTAAACGCACAAATTGGCTTACCTACTTTAACTGATATTATAAATGAGCTGGCTAAACCAGGCCGCGACCCACGCGAACCATTGGCTGAATTTGCTTTTGGCAATGTAAACAGCATTGATGATTTGGTAGAAGGAATGGTGCTGCCCGGCATTGTAACCAATATAACTGCTTTTGGTTGTTTTGTGGATATAGGTGTGCACCAGGATGGCCTCGTTCATATATCGCAAATGGCCGATAAATTTATTAAAAGCCCTAACGAAGTAGTGCAGTTAAACCAACGTATACAAGTAAAGGTAACGGAGGTTGATAAAGCACGCAAACGCATTGCTTTAAGTATGAAAGGTATTTAA